The DNA segment AGGTTCAAAACTCCAGATTGTATCCAAACCATTTAACAGTACCTAGATACTTCCATACACTGAATATTGTATTGCTAAATATTCTGTGCTTCAAAGCCTGATTTACTACCTGTGTATAAACCTTTACATACGATTAAAGTTGATCAGATATAGCGTTAGAAAAGGGagtatttcaaatgaaagtcgAAGTGAAGATACCAGGGATGATTATCTTACTAATTGAAATTACCTCCAGATTCACTTATGTCAGCCTGGACACGAAACAACCATTTCTTCAATTTATCTGAGTCCATGATGCATTGTTCCAACTGCTCACTCCAAATGTACAACAtgctgaaaaacaaaaattgaagtatCAAAAATTCCTGCCTCAACAGAATATCAGATTGAGATATTCAACAAGCTGACACTACATGCATGCTTCATAAAACTTATCATTGGCAAATTGAATTATttctttcagaagaaaaatgttcaatctagaacttttaaaaataatttctgttTTCGGCTGACATTCAACATCAAATATGATTAAAAGGAGGTACCATTAAAATATAATTCCTATGAAACCACCGCTGTTAGTTAAGCCTTCATCACAGAAAATCTGAGTTTATAAAACAGTTTGCGAATGACGAACTGCCGAAAATCGGATTTTCACTCATCATGACAGGGTTCCCGACTTCATAGTCccaatttcctgacttttttggCTTCTTACAGACTccaaatttgccaaatttcctgtcttACCCTGACCTTCGACCCAAACCTCCACAAAGATGTTTTCCTTCACTCTTTCTCAattatgtaaatatttcctgaaCTATATGGTGAAATCTCCACTTCTAGTGATTCAAATCCAAAGTTATTCGCGCTCTCTTGAATGGCACTGACTGTAGTTGCTGAGCCGACATGCTACTCGCAAAATTTCCTGGCTCTTCCAGTGAATTCCTTGACTTTCGTggactttccaggtttttcatGAATTAGGCAAGATGAATTCATGATCATTACTTACTCAGAGCAAAGACATCGCATCTCTTCATTTTCTGCTTTGGCGCAGACCATTTTGTAGTCCACGCAGTTATCACTATGAACGCATGTTTCATTGAATTTCACGTACCCTGGttgtggaaaaagaaaatcagtTTTAGAGAAAGTATGGCTTTAAAAGTATTACTGTCAAAGAACTGATATTTCCTCCATGCTGCCGAACGCATCCACATAAAAAATGTGTGAGAAGCCAACCGAAGTATATCAACTCGATTTAGAAAGAATGATTGGAGGAAATTGATGGCACAGGAATTCAAAtgatccagtgaaattttcagcgatAATACATTATGTTTCTACTATCAAAATCAACAGAGAGAAATTAATAGGTCTTCCAACTTacaaaaaatttggtaaaaaaatgtaaacgtAACAAAAATATTATAAGTTTGCGTCTAGGTATCTTATAAAGCTATTCGAAGTTTAAAAGAATATAATAGCCACACTAGGTGATATCTTAATGGAGAAGGTATCGGATAATAAACGAGATTATTTATATTTGGTCTTctaatttccagaaaatctagtgaaaaataatgtaagcctgacaaaaaattacaactttgCAGCAAGATATCTGTTAAAGTTATTTCAAGtttaaaagaaagtaaaaaccaCTCCGAGCGATACCTTAATGAAGATAATAATATCCAATTTAGTCCTTCTCATCAccttctaaatgaaatgtaaatatACAAGAATAAAATTGTACACAGCTAAAATCAAAAGCAAAAGAGTAGAAGGTTGTCAGGCTTTACCATAGTTAGCTGAGATGCAATTGCAAAAACATAGAACgagaaatgaaataataaaacattttacagtGCTGAAGAACATGGTGATACGTGTTATAAAAACAGGTGAGATGGACTGGAGAAATTCAGAGAATGTATCCAAATTCAGTGGCACCCAGCCATAGAACAATCACTCACAAGAGGAAGCACTGTTGACAGCGTGTTTATTTATAGATCCCGGGAGAGCAGTAAACATGGAAACAAGGAGTTGGTAGGATGCAACAACTGAGTTATAGCTCCCATCTCCAAGACTCTGTTAGTTCCACTCATAAACAACTTTTTCTGCAACGAACAGAATCTAATAAATGCTCTATTATTAGGAGgtttattttttgcttcttgcCGCTCTCTGAGAGGTACTCACGTGGGATGTCTAAAATATGTGCAATTCAATAGTATTAAAGTTAAAGTTGCCTTAATGCATAAgtgaaatgtttcttttttcaaagttactGTGTAATGTTATTGAACTTATTTTACCATTTTATCAGAAGAGGGATCAgttaatttttgactttttgaggACCCTAAGGTTTTAATGTGTTTTTGGTGCTAGATATATAAGAACAATTTGCAAGTTTGAATTAATTCTGAAAATAGTCAGTAACCTTACCACATTAGAACAAAAGCTGGAAGTTGCATGGcaagaattttttataaaataaattaaaatatattatagGAATTATTGGATAACTTGAAATCTATCAATGAACCTGTCTTACCTATCTTGAATCTATCTTACTTAAAAGCCCCCTAAAATTCAATACAGTAAAAGAAACTGCTTTAGAGAAAGAATGGCTATCGGTCAAGAGTGCTGTCATGAGGTGTTAACGTTATTGCTTCACTTTGCacaatgaattttttatcaggGACTTAGAAGTCAATTTTCAGGCAGAAATCATGTCAGGCAATCGAAAATTAGTTGGCAAAAATGTATGGCAGAAATAAAATGcttgaatttttaataaatgcaTTCAACTCTTAGAAAACGATAAACCAATAGAATAAACTAAAATTGTCAGGAGAGCCGCAGTTgacaattaattattttaacctGATTTACAGCCATTGAATGGCACCATTACCATCAAATTTACTTTGACGTTATGTTAAATTTAGcattcttgtatatttttccataaaaaggCTAATGCATTCCATCAGCTTTTACTTCCTTGGGAGATAAAATTGCTATTTCAAAAGAGAAAGCTTTCATTTGCACCATCtatttttgattaaatgatCATGAGATACTTACATACTTTACTCTAAACATTAATTTACAAATCTTTACGGAAAAATACACAGACAAAGTAAAGAAACCAGGTCAACAACAGCTCCTCATGTCAGACCAAACCGAGAGCCATGCTTGCTTAGGAACAATCTAAATAGACTGAACCCAAGGTAGGTTTTTCATGAGAACTTTTGCGCTTCTTTGATGATAGATACTATTGTTCTTCTAGGGAAGCCTTTCGTCAGAATTGCTCGTGATATGCAAGTAATGATTGACTTGCTTGAGACAGGCACATTTTCTCGGATACCCTTGCCTATTGTTTTACAGATTAAGAtatcaaaaaatacaaaaatttgagggaaaagaAGGATTTGAGTCATTCTAAATAGATCGCTTTGTTCCTAAAGTGTGACATTTTTATCcctttcattgattttcaaatcaaatttttgtttcaaaatcaaaaagagcgaaaaaaatttctcatttttcgcTTAGtgaatttgcaatatttaagtAACCATCATGTTTCCGGTCAAAATAAGGGCCACACTTTTAATAGGAAAAtagatttatttaaaaataaacagaaaaatgtTCCAAGGCTTAACAAACTTCTATAAAATGACACAGATACATTAAAATAACAACTATCAAAGAGACTCCTGTAACTATTTGTCTCcaatttccttgaaacttttggAAACATTAGTCGTTTGTTGGGCTGCAATGATGGCCCAATGAAATCTGTCTCTACTAATAGAATCAGAGCttcatggaatttttgaaaatttgagaatgttCTAGGGAATGCTCTGTTCCATTGAGCTGAAAATTATCTTgcttctctccaaaaaaaaaatcgaaaatataaAACCCTGGTTAAGGGAACAACAGTGATTCATTTAACGCCAGTCCatgattcaacatttttttgggtTGCATCTATCTTAAAATCATCCTTTTGACTCATATCGTGCCACTCCTCTGGCAATATGCATTTTGCTTCATAATGACTTTTGAGACTTGAATCCACACCTATAGAATACTGataatcgacggtgtaagtcggcaatcacataactcggtttgcgacgtcgcagatttcctgtcatactttattttataaatggaaaactactcaacggcaattctttaaaactgccgtggtttttcttctctgtgcaaagaaaattctgcaaaaacttcaaggagtgatgtcaatttgttctcctctaaaaaaaataacatagaggtggagattttcagacaccgccaACAGGttctgtgattgccgacttacatatTCGTAATGCCAAAGAGGTTACACTACAATACACGTCAAAGGTGATAATTTAGATAGAGCAAGTGCACcaatattcattttttggatCCATCCATTTGCCAAATGTTTTAAGATCACCACAGTTTTTCTGGGGTATTCCTCTATCATTAAACATTCCTCAAAGACTACTTaaccccaaaatttcaaggagatttGAGGCAGACAGTGGGGATGATTCTTTGTAAATCTTAGAAAAAAATACCAATGGTAGGACATCACAGTTTTGTTCTGCATCATCACATTGTTTCTTTTTCCTTACGTACACACGCAAAAGATGGCTAAAAAACCACAAGtataagttttattttatacCATTTACTATGTATAAATTTTTACCTCgcactaattttgattttgattcatTATCTGCGTTAAATATGTTGCCACTCAGGTTGAGTAATATGGCTTTAAGCGACTTAATTACAACTCTTTCAATGAGAAATCTTGagtatttttgttttgattagATAAACAGtgactcaaaaattaaaaattattgcgatacatattcaattttcattgctTCGATGAGAATATAGGAAAATCAGTATGACTTCGGTATCGATGCAATATATTTGCACTAGACTATAAAAAGGCAGATAGACAAGAAAAATATAAACTTATTTTGGGttcaatgatgaaaaataaCAGCAAAAATCATACGATACCATGTGAAAGCAAAGTTCTCGttgaaaattaatataaataagTCGGTCAAAAAGCGCTTTCTCATGAAgtatttccagaatttttttcagttcccAGTATTTCTTGGATTCCACAAACACGATTTGAAGGTACAGCGACAtctggaaaaatatttattgactCAGCAAAAATGTAACTCATAAATTTAATTTGAGAAGAGGGCTCACTACAAAAGGgtcaaaaaatgtaacaattggaaattactgaaaaagcTCATTTATTAGTATTGTTGCATAAATGGAACATGAGAAACCTCGTCTTTTCTATAGAAAGACTGATTGTGCTGTCTTTGTAATTTTGATCTTTGaagggccttgtctccacgggacgtttcatggaaTTTGTCCCATGGAAAAATCTCACCtgcaaagttgggaaaaatattgagttagtcaatactaattGAAGTACCAAGCAGAGTCCTTGAGAGCTAAAGAGCTACTCAGAGAAATGGAGAAGACATTTCGTTGCTTTGTTTAACAGGGAAGAAGCCCAGAGGTTTCATTCTTGCAATTCGAACTTGGAACATATCCGGTGAAACGTCCCTTGGAGACAAGgcgtaaataatttgaataaaaGTTTCTATCAtctttccccccctttttttaaaaaaaattgtacgtgACAATATCAATTTTTAGCACTTATGGATCAATTTCTTATGTATTTGTTGATGCTCAAAGTCGCTGATTTTCGTTACTTACATGCTAATTGCTagttttcacatgaaatttatAAATGCATTTGGGATTTTTGTATGAACACAATATTGATAGGAAACTGAGTTAAATAAGATATGCTTATTTtcataattaaacaaaaaaataaattgatatcACATGAACAgacttaccaatttttttggGATAAGCTAGATTtaaattttccataatttgGACAAATTCATCCATTGTCTTTGTGAGTCTAGCATTGTACAATTTTTCCTCTCCAACAGTTGTGACCGTTAacccttaaaaaaagaaagcatGAGTGTAATTttatattcttattttaatttttcccttgggaaaaattattattatggGCAATGAGTGCGAAAGGTCTGAAAGCAGATTCACTTGAAATGAAAGATACTAAGACTGAGAGATATTGGAACACTGCTGAAATCCATTTTTCCCTCCATTACTTCCAGTCGCCCTTTTCCTAATTTCCCAACTTTCTTGACTCAGTTCCCTACTTGcgcttttttctctttcaccaATAACCCAAACTCCTTCTATTTAATATGACATCTAGAGAGCAAGCCACAGTTTCCCCAgttctttttctaaaatatgATCAGTTCCTTCCTGACGCTACATTTAAAAGCCTTCAATATGATGAGGGTTTGAAttattcgtaaattttaagcgGTTAGTTTCTTTTCCTTACAAAAAAAGAGTTTGAATTCTCCAGTCTATACTCATCTCTTGGGGAGGCCTGAATAGAATACTTTCATTCCTTAACACTAAAAGAATCAGAAACAAGAGTTCCCTCATTTATCAAATCATCTTTTAATGATTTGAAGATCTTTAAAAGTAGATCCCATTTCATTTGAGCATACCTCCACaagaaatttttaagattttgtaAATAGTAGGGTACCAAAGGCATTAGTTGATGATAGCCACGCCAATTCCAGTTTGCCACAGAGACAACTCATCCATACAACATGTAAAGTTCCAGCTCAAAACCCGCACCGTTATCTTCAGCCTcgtaaaatctgaaaattggttCTGTACATCTACGGTCGTATACTGTAATACAATGACTGCaactaaaatatcaaaatttaccTTTGTAATCGTGAGCAGgatataatttaaaattgtctGGCAGGGTGAATATCTGAGAATGTACTGAGTTGTACAACATTTTTGGACAACCTTCTTGAAAATCTGTTCTTCCACAACCTCGTATGAGGAGAGTATCACCGGTGAATGCGATACCTTGTTCATGAGAAACGTATGTAACACATCCTAGgatagaagagaaattacggataaaatatagaaatttaaaaaaaaagtttgcaatATGTGACTACTTTTGCTTGTAAAccatatgatttttttcttagctagtaaaaagagaaaagatGGGTAATAGGTTCGagctaaaaagtaaaaaattcctcaattttctttttgtttttttgactTCTTAGTGGCAATTGAtcagggaaaaaaatttaatttcaactttcatatATTATTGATTTATCATATTGTTTATTTAAGCAttcattttcttccagaaaGTCACTCGGTGCAATCCTGTTAAACTGGGTTCAACTAAACTACACTCAAACTTTTCTACAACCAAATTGAGCTGAGTACATGTCAATGTAATGGGTGGAATTGCTTCAGATAAGCCAATAAAAGAGATGGAATAATTTTCTTCTGccaccgaaaaaataaaatgataaactTCAAGAATTTACCATTTGTGTGACCTGGGGTTGGGCGCACTTCTAAACTGTGTCGACCAAACACTACAGAACTACCAGGCTCAACCAAAATGTCTGCTCGGGCTCCACTAGACTTTGCAATCACAGAACGACACTCAGGAATCATTCCCTTCAAAACTCCTGTGCCTGTTACATGGTCTGCATGAACATGTGTGTTCACTatcgagaaaaaaacaaaacaaaaaacacgagttaaaagattgaaaaaaaacccaacatgATTAATTTTAACTCCAGTTAGACAGTCCCGCAGCTGTACCTAAGTTCATTAGCTGGCTGTTTTAGTAAATCGGCAGTAAAACTACAAGAACGCGTATCTCATCTGCAGGATTTAAAAATCTTCTCTCTTCGTTAGATATTTCAAAAGAGAGCAAACCACagctattgcttgaaattttcacagagtgtTCTTCACATGCAacggaaaaattagggaaattttcaagacattaAGTATTTTACCAGCAAAAAAGTGAAGTACCTATAACAGGATGTCTGACacttgcaaaccgagatacaccTTCCTGAAATTTCTCTGTCACAATGTGCTTATCGGCCACCAAATATTTCAGTGAATGAATTTTGAATCAATAATTGAATGAATACAGTAGAAAATCAATCAGATAAATAAATAGTTTGATTCGGAGATTATCTTCTAAAATATTACAAcaacaataaaacaaaattcatttttaagaaattcaaaggcataaagtgaaaaaattctACCGATACACTGATGTCCTCTGACTGTAATTACTCACTATGATTGCGCAAACTCAGCATAGAAAATTTGATGCTAGATACGATTATCATGAGTTGCATGTTGTGAGACATAATTTGAGCGAAAATTTAGGTACATGCCCTTGCAAAAACAGAACAATTTTGCTCTAATTGTTTTACTTCATTATTTCGTGAACACTTGCCTCTCTGTGAAACAGCAATATAATGTCTGTTTTATTAGTAAAAGCATCTTCTGTACTTGATTAGTAACACGTTTTTGACACAATCCTTGATTACTCTGCGCCTATGTTTGTTTGAGCTTAAGGTCATAATTTTCAACTTACTGGCATATTTTAACTTCAGGTCGagttccttcaaaatttgaaaatctcgcTCGGCCAATTCAAAAACAGGATCAATCAGAACAGCTTCTTTAGAATTGACATCAGCTAGCAGGTAAGTGTAGGTACAACTTTCTCggtcaaaaaactaaaaaaaagcaaataagAGAGTAAGTTCAAAGACATAAGTTAAA comes from the Bemisia tabaci chromosome 7, PGI_BMITA_v3 genome and includes:
- the LOC109029662 gene encoding persulfide dioxygenase ETHE1, mitochondrial isoform X2 gives rise to the protein MLCVLRRATSHSRSILPTIYSLVSTSSGRKMSTQISFSPDFLFRQFFDRESCTYTYLLADVNSKEAVLIDPVFELAERDFQILKELDLKLKYAMNTHVHADHVTGTGVLKGMIPECRSVIAKSSGARADILVEPGSSVVFGRHSLEVRPTPGHTNGCVTYVSHEQGIAFTGDTLLIRGCGRTDFQEGCPKMLYNSVHSQIFTLPDNFKLYPAHDYKGLTVTTVGEEKLYNARLTKTMDEFVQIMENLNLAYPKKIDVAVPSNRVCGIQEILGTEKNSGNTS
- the LOC109029663 gene encoding uncharacterized protein isoform X2; the protein is MFTALPGSINKHAVNSASSWYVKFNETCVHSDNCVDYKMVCAKAENEEMRCLCSDMLYIWSEQLEQCIMDSDKLKKWLFRVQADISESGEASHKESNSAFVALTLCGVLIVLSLLSFLGFVCVLFGCRIDTTPK
- the LOC109029662 gene encoding persulfide dioxygenase ETHE1, mitochondrial isoform X1 — translated: MLCVLRRATSHSRSILPTIYSLVSTSSGRKMSTQISFSPDFLFRQFFDRESCTYTYLLADVNSKEAVLIDPVFELAERDFQILKELDLKLKYAMNTHVHADHVTGTGVLKGMIPECRSVIAKSSGARADILVEPGSSVVFGRHSLEVRPTPGHTNGCVTYVSHEQGIAFTGDTLLIRGCGRTDFQEGCPKMLYNSVHSQIFTLPDNFKLYPAHDYKGLTVTTVGEEKLYNARLTKTMDEFVQIMENLNLAYPKKIGEIFPWDKFHETSRGDKALQRSKLQRQHNQSFYRKDEVSHVPFMQQY
- the LOC109029663 gene encoding uncharacterized protein isoform X3, with the protein product MVCAKAENEEMRCLCSDMLYIWSEQLEQCIMDSDKLKKWLFRVQADISESGEASHKESNSAFVALTLCGVLIVLSLLSFLGFVCVLFGCRIDTTPK
- the LOC109029663 gene encoding uncharacterized protein isoform X1; the protein is MFFSTVKCFIISFLVLCFCNCISANYGYVKFNETCVHSDNCVDYKMVCAKAENEEMRCLCSDMLYIWSEQLEQCIMDSDKLKKWLFRVQADISESGEASHKESNSAFVALTLCGVLIVLSLLSFLGFVCVLFGCRIDTTPK